Within Microterricola gilva, the genomic segment ATCGTGATCCTGGTGCCGTTCCTTCGCGCCATCCCGGAGGAGCTGGAGGATGCGGCATCCATCGACGGAAGCAGCCGTGTCGGCTTCTTCTGGCGCATCCTGCTTCCCCTCTCCAGCCCCGGCCTCGTGACGGTCGGAGTGCTCGCCTTCGTCGGCAGCTGGAACGGCTACCTCCTCCCCCTGCTCGTTCTGAACGACCCTGCCGCGTACACGTTGCCGCTCGGAGTGCAGGCCTTCTCGACGCAGTACTCGCAGAACACCGCACTCGTTCTCGCCTTCACCTCGCTGGCCATGTTGCCCGCACTCATTTTCTTCACCCTCGCAGAACGCCGCATCGTCGGTGGCCTCAGCGGCGCAGTCAAAGGATGACCATGAACTCGACCCCCACACCGCAGACGATCACCGACACGTGGCACGACACCTCGCTGCCGGCCGCCGAGCGCGTCGATGCTCTCATCGACGCCATGACGCTCGACGAAAAGCTAGCCCAGCTCTACGGCGTCTGGGTCGGCGCGTCCACTGAGGGCGGAGACGTTGCCCCGCACCAACACGATCTGAACGATGCCGTCGACCTGGACGAGCTCCTGCCGCTCGGACTCGGTCAGCTGACCCGTCCATTCGGATCCGCGCCGGTCGACGCCGCTGTCGGGGCGCTCTCGCTGATGCGCACTCAAGAGCGCATCGTGGCCGCAAGCCGTTTCGGCATCCCGGCCGTTGCCCACGAGGAGTGCCTCGCCGGCTTCGCGGCCTGGGGCGCGACCGCCTACCCGGTCCCGCTGTCATGGGGTGCGTCCTTCGACCCTGAACTGGTCGAGCGCATGGCGCGGCGGATCGGCGATGACCTGCGCAGCGTCGGTGTGCACCAGGGGCTGGCCCCCGTTCTCGACGTGGTTCGCGACGCCAGGTGGGGGCGCGTCGAGGAGACGATCGGCGAAGACCCTCAGCTCGTCGCCACGATCGCGACCGCCTACGTCAAGGGCCTCGAGTCCTCCGGCGTCGTCGCGACCCTGAAGCACTTCGTCGGGTATTCGGCGTCCCGCGCCGGTCGCAACCTCGCGCCGGTCTCGATCGGGCGCCGCGAGCTGGCCGACGTGTTGCTGCCGCCGTTCGAGATGGCCGTGCGTGACGGCGGTGTTCGCAGCGTCATGAACGCCTACACCGACATCGACGGTGTGCCGTCCGCGGCCGACCGCGAACTCCTCACCGGCCTGTTGCGCGACACCTGGGGCTTCACGGGCACCGTGGTGGCCGACTACTTCGCGGTCGCTTTCCTCAAGCTGCTCCACGGCACGGCCGGCAGCTGGGCCGAAGCGGCCGGCGCGGCACTCGAGGCCGGCATCGACGTCGAGCTTCCGACGGTCAAGGCCTTCGGTGCGCCGTTGCGCGCCGCCGTCGCGGACGGCGTCGTCGCCGAGTCACTGGTGGACACGGCGCTGCGGCGCGTGCTGCTGCAGAAGGCCGAGCTGGGCCTGCTCGACCCCGACTGGTCTGCCGTCCCAGCCGCTCTTGCGGGCGCAGACCTCGGCTCGGCCGATGCACTCAGGGGCAGCGTCGACCTCGACTCGGCCGGCAACCGCGAGCTCGCGCGCGAGCTCGCGGAGCGCGCCGTCGTCCTACTCAAGAACGACGGGGTCCTGCCGCTCGCGTCGCCAGCATCGATCGCGGTGATCGGGCCGAACGCCGATGATCCATACGCGATGCTCGGGTGCTACTCCTTCCCGTCGCACGTCGTCGTGCAGCACCCCGGGGTGCCCATCGGCATCGAGATCCCCACGCTGCTCGATGCCATCCGGCTCGAGTTTCCCGACAGTGAGATCCGGTACGCACTCGGCACAAGCGTCGACGGCGGTGAGACCGATGGCATCGCGAATGCCGTGGCCATCGCGGCATCCGCCGACATCGTCGTGCTCGCACTCGGCGACCGTGCCGGACTGTTCGGGCGTGGCACCAGTGGTGAGGGCTGCGACGTCGAGTCGCTCGAGCTCCCCGGTGCGCAGCAACAGCTCGTCGACGCGGTGCTGGCGACCGGCACGCCGAGCGTGATGACGCTGCTCACCGGACGGCCGTACGCCATCGGGCACGCGGTAACCGACGCCTCCGCGATCGTGCAGGCATTCTTCGTCGGCGAGGAGGGCGCATCGGCGATCGCCGGCGTGATCAGCGGGCGGGTCAATCCGAGCGGGCGCCTGCCCGTGAGCGTCCCGGCGACA encodes:
- a CDS encoding beta-glucosidase family protein; the protein is MTMNSTPTPQTITDTWHDTSLPAAERVDALIDAMTLDEKLAQLYGVWVGASTEGGDVAPHQHDLNDAVDLDELLPLGLGQLTRPFGSAPVDAAVGALSLMRTQERIVAASRFGIPAVAHEECLAGFAAWGATAYPVPLSWGASFDPELVERMARRIGDDLRSVGVHQGLAPVLDVVRDARWGRVEETIGEDPQLVATIATAYVKGLESSGVVATLKHFVGYSASRAGRNLAPVSIGRRELADVLLPPFEMAVRDGGVRSVMNAYTDIDGVPSAADRELLTGLLRDTWGFTGTVVADYFAVAFLKLLHGTAGSWAEAAGAALEAGIDVELPTVKAFGAPLRAAVADGVVAESLVDTALRRVLLQKAELGLLDPDWSAVPAALAGADLGSADALRGSVDLDSAGNRELARELAERAVVLLKNDGVLPLASPASIAVIGPNADDPYAMLGCYSFPSHVVVQHPGVPIGIEIPTLLDAIRLEFPDSEIRYALGTSVDGGETDGIANAVAIAASADIVVLALGDRAGLFGRGTSGEGCDVESLELPGAQQQLVDAVLATGTPSVMTLLTGRPYAIGHAVTDASAIVQAFFVGEEGASAIAGVISGRVNPSGRLPVSVPATPGAQPTSYLAPPLARATDVSNIDPTPAFAFGHGLGYSRFEWGSFVGDESEIAIDGEASVRLRVRNTSSRAGTDVVQIYMHDPVASVVRPVQRLVGYIRVALEPGEKTEVRFVVPADLASFTGRSGERIVEPGEIVLSVGRSSAELPFSHAVQLQGSTRLVDHTRRLCSEAWLVPVDAER